A part of Maridesulfovibrio hydrothermalis AM13 = DSM 14728 genomic DNA contains:
- the pta gene encoding phosphate acetyltransferase, with amino-acid sequence MSKSLYIAATEARSGKSAIVLGVMQLLLTHLRKVAIFRPIIHDNYQGRDHDIDLILRHFKLPQDYETTYAYTQSEATRLLNDGKHSLLMENILGKFKELEEKYDFVLCEGTDYLGGEAAVEFDINLDVVGNIGSPVLAVLNAMNSDEDEVCDLAIRTVDMFEEKGLDVISVMVNRSSRKFSPDLATRIKSGYNGKTQPLTYVIPDDKRLGNPTMNDVVKWLNCTVLYGRDRLETPVDNYVVAAMQIENFLKYVNDGSLIITPGDRSDIILAGLSSRLSDSYPNISGILLTGGIKPAMTIHHLIEGWKGVPLPILVAPGHTYKTAQILRGLHGTIDPENQVKVLSAMGLFETCVNSHELQEKLVSSTSSRITPFMFEHTLLHKARESKQHIVLPEGAEERIIRAADILRRRDVVNITLLGNEDEVRRSASSIDIKLDGIEVVDPVKSEYFERFVKEYFELRKHKCIMMDDARDRMSDPTYFGTMMVHTGVADGMVSGSITTTAQTIRPAFEFIKTKPGVSIVSSVFLMCQNDQVIAYGDCAVNPNPNAEELAGIAISSAHTASIFGLEPRVAMLSYSTGESGRGKDVDKVKEATKIIRAQAPDLAVEGPLQYDVAVDPEVAAELMPDSKVAGKATVLIFPDLNTGNNTYKAVQRSVPDSVAIGPVLQGLRKPVNDLSRGCSVRDVVNTVAITAIQAIAEKEIQES; translated from the coding sequence ATGTCCAAGAGCTTATACATCGCAGCCACAGAGGCCCGAAGCGGTAAATCAGCCATTGTTTTAGGGGTGATGCAGCTGCTATTGACTCATTTGCGTAAGGTGGCAATTTTCAGACCCATTATTCATGATAACTATCAGGGCAGGGATCATGATATTGATCTTATCTTACGCCATTTTAAACTGCCTCAGGATTATGAAACTACTTACGCATATACTCAGAGTGAAGCCACCCGTCTGTTAAATGACGGTAAGCATTCACTGCTCATGGAAAATATTCTCGGCAAATTTAAAGAGCTGGAAGAAAAATACGATTTTGTGCTTTGCGAGGGGACTGATTATCTGGGCGGTGAAGCCGCTGTCGAATTTGATATAAATCTGGATGTGGTTGGAAATATAGGTTCGCCGGTGCTGGCAGTACTTAATGCCATGAACAGTGATGAAGATGAGGTCTGCGACCTTGCGATCCGTACAGTGGATATGTTCGAGGAGAAAGGGTTGGATGTGATTTCGGTCATGGTTAACAGGTCTTCCAGAAAATTTTCTCCGGATTTAGCCACTCGTATCAAGTCCGGCTACAATGGCAAGACTCAGCCTTTGACTTATGTAATTCCTGACGACAAAAGACTTGGCAACCCAACCATGAATGATGTGGTCAAATGGCTGAATTGTACGGTCCTTTACGGTCGCGACAGGCTGGAAACTCCGGTGGACAACTATGTTGTCGCCGCTATGCAGATCGAGAACTTTTTAAAATATGTGAACGACGGCAGTTTAATCATCACCCCCGGTGACCGGTCAGATATCATTCTGGCAGGTCTTTCTTCAAGGCTGTCTGATTCCTACCCTAATATTTCCGGCATATTACTTACCGGCGGAATCAAACCTGCCATGACCATTCATCATCTTATTGAAGGATGGAAGGGTGTGCCTCTGCCTATTTTGGTTGCTCCGGGACATACTTACAAAACTGCGCAGATTCTGCGTGGACTCCACGGGACCATTGATCCGGAAAATCAGGTTAAGGTGCTTTCCGCAATGGGCCTTTTCGAAACCTGTGTGAATTCTCATGAGTTGCAGGAAAAGCTTGTTTCATCGACATCATCCAGAATCACTCCGTTTATGTTCGAACATACTTTGCTGCATAAAGCGCGGGAAAGTAAACAGCATATTGTCCTGCCGGAAGGGGCAGAGGAGCGCATCATCCGCGCGGCGGATATTTTGCGGCGCAGAGACGTTGTAAATATAACTCTGCTAGGTAACGAGGATGAGGTTCGGCGGTCCGCTTCGAGCATTGATATCAAACTGGACGGCATAGAGGTTGTTGATCCGGTTAAGTCAGAATACTTCGAGCGTTTTGTAAAAGAGTATTTTGAATTGCGTAAGCATAAGTGCATTATGATGGATGATGCGCGGGACCGCATGAGTGATCCTACGTATTTCGGGACTATGATGGTGCATACAGGGGTTGCTGATGGTATGGTTTCCGGCTCTATAACCACCACTGCGCAGACTATACGTCCCGCTTTTGAGTTCATCAAAACCAAGCCCGGTGTTTCGATTGTTTCCAGTGTATTTCTCATGTGCCAGAATGATCAGGTTATAGCCTACGGTGATTGCGCGGTGAATCCTAATCCTAATGCAGAGGAGTTGGCTGGAATTGCTATCAGTTCAGCGCACACAGCTTCCATTTTCGGCCTTGAACCGCGGGTTGCAATGCTTTCATACTCTACTGGAGAGTCAGGCAGGGGCAAGGATGTAGATAAGGTAAAAGAAGCGACTAAGATTATCAGAGCACAGGCACCTGATCTGGCGGTTGAAGGCCCGCTTCAATATGACGTTGCTGTAGACCCGGAAGTTGCAGCGGAGCTTATGCCGGACAGCAAAGTCGCCGGAAAAGCGACGGTTCTTATTTTCCCGGATCTCAATACTGGTAACAATACTTATAAAGCTGTACAGCGTTCAGTTCCTGATTCCGTGGCCATCGGTCCTGTTTTGCAGGGGCTTAGAAAGCCGGTGAACGATCTTAGTCGGGGTTGCAGTGTGCGTGACGTTGTAAACACCGTTGCAATTACAGCCATTCAGGCGATTGCGGAAAAGGAGATTCAGGAAAGCTGA
- a CDS encoding SLC13 family permease: MSDQKDSGNGRRIGFFLGPIVFLLMLFIPAPAGMEPNAWKVAAVTALMAIWWITEAIPIPATSLMPIALFPLLGVMKSKAACAPYSNHLIYLFMGGFFLAVTMERWNLHRRIALHTIKAVGTSPNRMILGFMIATGFLSMWVSNTATTMMMVPIGLAVIQQATGFDTKTLRACPTAGPESNFGKCLMLGIAYAASMGGVGTIIGTPPNTVMVGMVDKLYGVQIGFGEWMMYGVPLATIMIGISWWILTQVLFPAKGLELAGGEAIIDKEIAHLGPMSKEEKYIVAVGCFVAAFWLSRGFLKKAAFMSDLWPNFSFVHDATIGILGSLILFAIPTNFKKGEFLLDWKTAVKIPWDVILLFGGGLAIANGFSKTGLANFIASRLTMLEGMTILMFVAVVVLITIFLTEITSNTATATLLVPIMGSAAIAMGVHPFATIVSACVAASFAFMLPVATPPNAVVFGSGCVTIKQMASAGFWLNMIGAVLITLSVVYFLPILWGIDLTVLPDWAVMAK; encoded by the coding sequence ATGAGCGATCAAAAAGACAGTGGTAACGGACGTAGAATCGGTTTTTTTCTGGGACCGATCGTATTCCTGCTTATGCTTTTTATACCTGCTCCGGCGGGTATGGAGCCTAATGCATGGAAGGTTGCAGCGGTAACAGCCCTTATGGCTATCTGGTGGATCACTGAAGCGATTCCCATTCCGGCAACTTCACTTATGCCTATCGCACTTTTCCCGCTTCTGGGTGTAATGAAATCCAAAGCGGCCTGTGCTCCTTATTCCAATCATCTTATCTATCTTTTCATGGGTGGTTTTTTTCTGGCCGTTACCATGGAAAGATGGAATCTGCACAGACGTATTGCTCTGCATACAATTAAAGCCGTAGGAACCAGCCCTAATCGCATGATTCTCGGGTTTATGATTGCTACTGGTTTTCTTTCCATGTGGGTTTCCAACACCGCAACAACCATGATGATGGTTCCCATCGGCCTTGCTGTTATTCAGCAGGCAACAGGTTTCGATACCAAGACTTTAAGAGCTTGTCCCACAGCTGGACCTGAGTCCAACTTCGGTAAATGTCTTATGCTCGGTATCGCCTACGCTGCATCAATGGGTGGCGTCGGAACTATCATCGGGACTCCTCCCAACACCGTTATGGTTGGTATGGTCGACAAATTGTACGGCGTACAGATCGGTTTCGGCGAATGGATGATGTACGGTGTGCCTTTGGCAACAATCATGATAGGTATATCATGGTGGATTCTCACTCAGGTTCTGTTCCCTGCAAAAGGACTGGAACTTGCCGGCGGTGAAGCTATTATCGATAAAGAAATCGCTCATCTCGGACCTATGTCCAAAGAAGAAAAATACATCGTGGCAGTAGGTTGCTTTGTGGCAGCTTTCTGGCTGTCGCGCGGATTTCTGAAGAAAGCGGCTTTTATGTCTGATCTCTGGCCGAACTTCAGCTTCGTCCATGATGCCACCATCGGTATTCTCGGTTCGCTGATCCTTTTTGCCATCCCGACTAACTTTAAGAAAGGTGAATTCCTGCTTGACTGGAAGACCGCAGTAAAAATCCCCTGGGATGTTATCCTGCTCTTCGGTGGTGGTCTGGCAATCGCCAACGGTTTCTCTAAAACCGGACTGGCAAACTTCATTGCTTCCAGACTGACCATGCTTGAAGGCATGACCATTCTGATGTTCGTTGCAGTGGTAGTTCTGATCACTATTTTCTTGACAGAAATCACCTCCAACACCGCAACTGCAACACTGCTCGTCCCAATTATGGGGAGTGCCGCAATCGCTATGGGAGTTCATCCTTTCGCAACGATTGTCAGTGCCTGTGTGGCAGCATCCTTTGCGTTCATGCTTCCGGTTGCAACCCCGCCAAACGCAGTTGTGTTTGGTAGTGGATGTGTGACGATCAAACAAATGGCTTCGGCCGGATTCTGGTTGAATATGATCGGAGCTGTGTTAATTACTCTCTCCGTTGTATACTTCCTGCCCATCCTCTGGGGCATTGATCTGACCGTGCTTCCAGACTGGGCTGTAATGGCTAAGTAA
- a CDS encoding malic enzyme-like NAD(P)-binding protein: MALFTRQEALDYHSKGRKGKVEVVPVKPCETQKHLSMAYSPGVAEACMEIAEDKEKSYEYTGRGNLVAVVSNGTAVLGLGNIGPEAGKPVMEGKGVLFKVFADVDVYDINLDVTDPDELCNIVKALEPTFGGINLEDIKAPECFYIEEKLKKEMNIPVFHDDQHGTAIISGAGLINAAEITGKKIADMRLVVSGAGAAAVACTNFYMSLGIKRENVAMFDSRGHINNSREGLNEQKQMFATDKEYKDLADAMKGADLFLGLSVKGMVTKDMVKSMADSPIIFACANPDPEISYTDAKEARPDAIMGTGRSDFPNQVNNVLGFPFIFRGALDVQATSINEEMKIAAATALAALAKEPAPDYVCEAYGVDKLEFGIDYIIPKPLDLRLIEFESAAVAQAAMDTGVARKKIDIEEYKKELRERLAASRIRVGEFIKTYNLDF; the protein is encoded by the coding sequence ATGGCTCTTTTCACTAGACAGGAAGCTCTGGATTACCATTCCAAGGGCAGAAAAGGTAAAGTAGAAGTTGTTCCGGTAAAACCATGTGAGACTCAGAAACATCTTTCCATGGCTTACAGCCCGGGTGTTGCTGAAGCATGTATGGAAATTGCTGAAGACAAGGAAAAATCCTACGAGTACACAGGCCGTGGAAACCTTGTTGCTGTTGTTTCCAACGGAACAGCCGTTCTCGGTCTCGGCAACATCGGCCCTGAAGCCGGTAAGCCTGTAATGGAAGGTAAAGGTGTTCTTTTTAAGGTTTTCGCTGATGTTGATGTTTATGATATCAACCTTGACGTTACTGACCCTGATGAGCTTTGCAACATAGTTAAAGCTCTTGAGCCTACTTTCGGTGGCATCAACCTCGAAGATATCAAGGCTCCTGAGTGTTTCTACATTGAAGAAAAGCTCAAAAAAGAAATGAATATTCCGGTTTTCCATGATGATCAGCACGGAACCGCAATTATTTCCGGCGCAGGACTGATCAATGCTGCTGAAATCACCGGCAAAAAGATTGCTGATATGCGTCTGGTTGTGTCCGGAGCCGGCGCAGCTGCTGTTGCTTGTACCAACTTCTACATGTCTCTTGGTATTAAACGTGAAAACGTTGCCATGTTCGACTCCAGAGGTCACATCAACAACAGCCGTGAAGGTCTTAACGAACAGAAACAGATGTTTGCCACCGATAAAGAGTACAAAGACCTCGCTGACGCTATGAAGGGTGCTGACCTTTTCCTCGGTCTTTCCGTAAAAGGAATGGTCACCAAGGACATGGTTAAATCCATGGCAGATTCTCCCATCATTTTTGCCTGCGCAAACCCCGATCCCGAAATCAGTTACACCGATGCTAAAGAAGCCAGACCAGATGCCATCATGGGCACAGGTCGTTCTGACTTTCCTAATCAGGTGAATAACGTTCTGGGCTTCCCCTTCATTTTCCGAGGTGCGCTTGACGTTCAGGCTACCTCTATCAACGAAGAGATGAAGATCGCTGCGGCCACTGCTCTGGCTGCTCTGGCGAAAGAGCCGGCTCCGGACTACGTCTGCGAAGCTTACGGTGTTGATAAACTTGAGTTCGGCATCGACTACATCATCCCCAAACCTCTTGACCTGCGTCTGATTGAATTTGAATCAGCGGCAGTTGCACAGGCGGCAATGGATACCGGTGTAGCCCGCAAGAAGATTGATATTGAAGAGTACAAGAAAGAACTGCGCGAACGTCTGGCTGCTTCCAGAATACGTGTTGGTGAATTCATCAAAACTTACAATCTCGACTTCTAG
- a CDS encoding Fe-S-containing hydro-lyase codes for MAEYSLTTPLTDEDMAQLKAGDVVKLTGTIYTARDAAHKRLVDLLDDGKELPFDLKGSVVYYVGPSPAPPGRPIGAAGPTTSYRMDSYAPRLHSLGLKASIGKGKRNDEVKQALKDNKAVYFGATGGAGALLSMCIKDAKVIAFDELGPEAIRELTVEDFPLLVINDSHGGELYAVPDRKAAGV; via the coding sequence ATGGCTGAATATTCACTGACCACTCCTTTGACTGATGAAGACATGGCGCAGCTTAAGGCCGGAGATGTCGTAAAACTGACCGGTACTATCTACACTGCCCGTGACGCTGCCCATAAAAGACTCGTTGACCTTCTTGATGACGGAAAAGAGCTGCCCTTCGATCTGAAAGGTTCGGTAGTTTATTATGTAGGCCCCAGTCCGGCCCCTCCGGGCAGACCTATCGGAGCTGCAGGTCCTACCACAAGCTACCGCATGGACTCTTACGCCCCCCGTCTGCATAGCCTAGGACTGAAGGCCAGCATCGGCAAGGGTAAACGTAATGACGAAGTGAAGCAGGCTCTTAAAGATAATAAAGCCGTTTATTTCGGAGCCACCGGAGGTGCTGGTGCTCTCCTCTCCATGTGCATCAAGGATGCGAAAGTTATCGCCTTTGATGAACTTGGCCCGGAAGCCATCCGTGAGCTGACCGTTGAAGATTTCCCTCTTCTGGTCATTAATGATTCTCACGGTGGCGAATTGTACGCTGTTCCTGACCGTAAGGCGGCGGGTGTTTAG
- a CDS encoding fumarate hydratase: protein MRTIKAEQVIDAVAKMCVSANRYLPEDVRKRFEECAAAEDSPAAKEVFRQIKENWELAEKSGIPLCQDTGLAVYIVEMGEDVRVEGMNIKDAIDAGTRKGYEEGFLRKSSCDPLTRKNTGDNTPSIIHMDVVPGDKIKITFMAKGGGSENMSRVTMLAPAQGWEGIKKFVIERVAEAGPNPCPPTMVGIGVGGTFEYSALLAKKSLMRKVGEASPDPEIAKLEAELMEDINKLGIGPMGLGGKTTVFDVKIEMRPCHIASLPLAVNIQCHSSRHEEVEL, encoded by the coding sequence ATGCGTACTATCAAAGCTGAACAAGTCATTGATGCTGTTGCGAAAATGTGCGTAAGCGCAAACCGCTACCTGCCCGAAGATGTGCGCAAACGTTTTGAAGAATGTGCTGCTGCGGAAGATTCTCCGGCAGCCAAAGAAGTCTTCAGGCAGATTAAAGAGAACTGGGAACTGGCTGAGAAGTCGGGCATTCCCCTTTGTCAGGATACCGGTCTTGCCGTGTATATCGTGGAAATGGGTGAAGATGTCCGTGTTGAAGGTATGAATATCAAAGATGCCATTGATGCAGGAACCCGCAAAGGATACGAAGAGGGATTTCTTAGAAAGTCCTCCTGTGATCCTTTGACCAGAAAAAATACCGGAGACAATACTCCATCAATTATTCATATGGACGTTGTGCCCGGTGATAAAATCAAAATTACTTTCATGGCGAAAGGCGGCGGCTCCGAAAATATGAGCCGCGTGACCATGCTGGCCCCTGCTCAGGGCTGGGAAGGTATTAAGAAATTCGTCATTGAAAGAGTTGCCGAAGCAGGACCTAATCCGTGTCCTCCCACTATGGTGGGCATTGGTGTCGGCGGAACATTTGAATATTCCGCACTGCTGGCAAAAAAATCGCTCATGAGAAAAGTCGGCGAGGCCAGCCCTGATCCAGAGATAGCAAAACTTGAAGCCGAACTCATGGAAGATATTAATAAGCTTGGAATCGGTCCTATGGGACTGGGCGGCAAAACAACTGTTTTCGATGTTAAAATCGAAATGCGCCCCTGCCATATTGCCAGCTTGCCGCTGGCGGTAAACATCCAGTGTCATTCTTCAAGGCACGAGGAGGTGGAACTCTAA
- a CDS encoding fumarate reductase iron-sulfur subunit, translated as MSRQLEFDIFRYNPQDKGSVPHMQTFVLDETENMTLFIALNRLREEQDPGLTFDFCCRAGICGACAMVINGRPGLACQTKTVDLPSQITLMPLPVFKLIGDLSVDTGVWFREMYQTTESWIHTSKIFDPDAIEERMDNEVAEQIYELERCIECGCCVSACGTARLRDDFLGAASLNRVARFVVDPRDQRTDRDYFEIIGNDEGIFGCMGLLGCEDVCPKKLPLQNQLGFLRRKMGITAIKEIFRK; from the coding sequence ATGAGCAGACAACTCGAATTTGATATATTCCGCTATAATCCGCAGGATAAGGGGTCGGTTCCGCACATGCAGACTTTTGTGCTGGATGAAACCGAGAACATGACCCTGTTCATCGCCCTCAACAGGCTTCGTGAAGAGCAGGACCCCGGTCTAACCTTCGATTTCTGTTGCCGCGCAGGTATCTGCGGAGCGTGTGCCATGGTAATCAATGGTCGTCCCGGCTTAGCTTGCCAGACTAAAACCGTAGATCTTCCCAGTCAGATTACTCTGATGCCTCTTCCGGTTTTTAAACTGATCGGGGACCTTTCAGTTGATACCGGTGTCTGGTTCAGAGAAATGTACCAGACCACTGAGTCCTGGATTCACACCAGCAAAATCTTTGATCCTGATGCCATTGAAGAGCGCATGGATAACGAAGTGGCCGAGCAGATTTACGAGCTGGAACGCTGTATTGAGTGCGGTTGCTGTGTCTCCGCATGCGGTACTGCCCGGTTGCGTGATGACTTTCTCGGTGCTGCTTCGCTTAACCGTGTGGCCCGTTTTGTCGTTGACCCCAGAGATCAGCGTACTGACCGCGATTACTTTGAAATTATCGGTAATGATGAAGGTATCTTCGGTTGTATGGGCCTGCTTGGCTGTGAAGATGTCTGTCCTAAAAAACTGCCCCTGCAGAACCAGCTTGGTTTTCTGCGCCGCAAAATGGGTATCACCGCAATCAAAGAAATATTCAGGAAGTAA
- a CDS encoding fumarate reductase flavoprotein subunit, giving the protein MQTYYSDLLVIGAGLAGERVAVEAAQDGFDVICLSIVPARRSHSSAAQGGMQAALGNCAKGEGDNVDVHFGDTVRGSDWGCDQEVARLFADTAPIEMRRLAHWGVPWNRVVPGKSFYFKGGEKFEKEEKEEKDGLITARSFGGTAKWRTCYTSDGTGHAVMCTMDNRCAELGINVFDRKEAISLIHDGDVCTGAVVRCLRTGELEVYLSKATAICTGGFGRIYKATTNAVICDGGGHIIAHDTGVVPIGNPEAIQFHPTGIVPTDILVTEGCRGDGGTLLDVNEERFMNIYEPEKAELASRDVVSRWMTHHMRQGKGVKSAYGEHLWLDIRHLGDKHISTKLREVDEICHHFLGVDPRTQLIPVRPTQHYTMAGVRTDKDGAVYGLKGLFSAGEAACWDMHGFNRLGGNSLAETVVAGGIIGRKISEFLQGYETDFKTALVGDAVRKEQDRMDKLASGANGKENVYKVREEMQDALMDGCFVFRNDAGLKKCIETLQGTLDKARKVGLVSSGVGANPEMAAALKIEGQVKIAMCIAKGALERTESRGSHNREDYTDRNDRDWLNRTLAYWREGADMPELQYEDATPCYEIPPGDRGYGGGSIIQADQAEIDAKTIKK; this is encoded by the coding sequence ATGCAAACATATTACTCTGATCTCCTTGTTATCGGCGCCGGACTGGCGGGCGAGCGGGTGGCTGTGGAGGCGGCCCAGGACGGTTTTGATGTAATCTGTCTCTCAATTGTCCCGGCACGCCGTTCTCATTCATCTGCAGCACAGGGCGGAATGCAAGCCGCCCTTGGCAACTGTGCCAAAGGTGAAGGCGACAATGTAGATGTGCACTTCGGTGATACTGTCCGCGGTTCCGACTGGGGATGTGATCAGGAAGTAGCCCGTCTTTTCGCTGATACGGCTCCAATCGAAATGCGGCGTCTTGCTCACTGGGGTGTGCCCTGGAACCGCGTTGTGCCCGGTAAATCCTTCTATTTCAAAGGTGGCGAGAAGTTTGAAAAAGAAGAGAAAGAAGAAAAAGACGGTCTGATCACAGCCCGCTCTTTCGGCGGAACCGCCAAATGGCGTACCTGCTATACTTCTGACGGTACCGGACATGCGGTTATGTGTACTATGGACAACCGCTGCGCCGAGCTTGGCATCAATGTTTTTGACAGAAAAGAAGCCATTTCTCTTATTCACGACGGCGATGTCTGTACCGGAGCGGTTGTACGCTGTCTGCGTACCGGCGAGCTGGAAGTGTATCTTTCCAAGGCAACTGCAATCTGCACCGGTGGTTTCGGGCGTATCTATAAAGCAACCACCAATGCGGTAATCTGCGACGGCGGAGGGCATATTATCGCCCATGACACCGGCGTTGTTCCCATCGGTAATCCTGAAGCAATCCAGTTCCATCCTACCGGAATCGTGCCTACTGACATTCTGGTAACAGAAGGCTGCCGTGGCGACGGCGGAACTCTTCTTGATGTCAATGAAGAACGTTTCATGAACATCTACGAACCGGAAAAAGCTGAACTTGCTTCCCGTGACGTTGTGTCGCGCTGGATGACTCATCATATGCGTCAGGGCAAGGGTGTAAAATCTGCTTATGGCGAACATCTCTGGCTTGATATCCGCCATCTCGGCGACAAGCACATTTCAACAAAACTCCGCGAAGTTGATGAAATATGTCATCATTTCCTCGGTGTTGATCCCAGAACACAGCTTATTCCTGTCCGTCCGACCCAGCATTACACAATGGCCGGTGTGCGTACCGATAAGGACGGCGCGGTCTACGGACTTAAAGGTCTGTTTTCTGCCGGTGAAGCGGCTTGCTGGGATATGCACGGATTCAACAGACTCGGCGGTAACTCACTGGCTGAAACTGTTGTTGCAGGTGGCATCATCGGCAGGAAGATATCCGAATTCCTTCAAGGTTATGAAACCGACTTCAAAACCGCTCTGGTCGGCGATGCTGTTCGTAAAGAGCAGGATAGAATGGATAAGCTTGCCAGCGGTGCTAACGGCAAAGAAAATGTCTACAAAGTTCGTGAAGAGATGCAGGACGCACTCATGGACGGCTGCTTTGTATTCAGGAACGATGCCGGCCTGAAAAAGTGCATTGAGACTCTTCAGGGCACTCTTGATAAAGCACGTAAAGTCGGTCTGGTTTCAAGCGGCGTAGGCGCTAACCCTGAAATGGCTGCTGCTCTCAAAATCGAGGGACAGGTTAAAATCGCCATGTGTATCGCCAAAGGTGCTTTGGAACGTACTGAAAGCCGCGGTTCTCATAACCGTGAGGACTACACTGACCGTAATGACCGTGATTGGCTTAACAGAACGCTCGCATACTGGCGTGAAGGCGCAGATATGCCTGAGTTGCAGTATGAAGATGCGACTCCCTGCTACGAAATTCCTCCGGGAGACCGTGGTTACGGCGGCGGATCTATCATTCAGGCCGATCAGGCTGAGATTGATGCCAAAACTATCAAGAAATAA
- a CDS encoding TetR/AcrR family transcriptional regulator has product MTKKERILLAAHEQFGEHGYTATTLKMVADHAGVASGLVSHYYGNKDNLFLEAGGELIDQMLAVLSDKAKAGKNGLEALGIFVEAYFDFTAANRTTFPTLLRSSPFSDEYPHLDRTHIAGKFKRLIDRIEEYLIQGMADGSVREVTLPHTSFLVYGHIVGAVRTEFLTPYEVPGLFEEACQFIVRSVAKK; this is encoded by the coding sequence ATGACTAAAAAAGAGAGAATACTTCTGGCAGCCCACGAACAATTCGGCGAACACGGATATACCGCCACGACTCTTAAAATGGTTGCGGACCACGCCGGAGTTGCATCGGGACTTGTCTCCCATTACTACGGCAACAAAGACAACCTATTCCTTGAAGCCGGTGGAGAACTCATCGACCAGATGCTCGCAGTACTTTCGGATAAGGCCAAAGCCGGAAAGAACGGACTTGAAGCACTGGGAATCTTTGTCGAAGCGTACTTTGACTTCACAGCAGCAAACAGGACCACCTTTCCTACACTGCTCCGAAGCTCCCCGTTCAGCGATGAATACCCGCACCTTGACCGGACCCATATTGCCGGCAAATTCAAAAGACTCATTGATCGGATTGAAGAATACCTTATACAGGGAATGGCTGATGGATCAGTACGGGAAGTAACCCTCCCTCATACATCTTTTCTGGTCTACGGGCATATTGTCGGCGCAGTGCGTACTGAATTTCTCACCCCGTATGAAGTTCCGGGGCTGTTTGAAGAAGCATGTCAGTTTATAGTTCGAAGCGTAGCAAAAAAATAA